TTTATACATGTGCTTCCACTTTCGTGATCACATATCTGATCGTCAAGCTCTACGATAAGATAATCAACAGGCCCGTTAAGGACTTTAAGACTGAGCTTTCCGAGATGGCTAAGACCGAGCTTTCGGATTACTTTATCTCAGGCAAGATGAGCCAGCCTTTCAGGGATCCTTCTAGCCCCATCTCATGGACTGATCAGGTCAGGTTCTATGTTGATACGGCATCTGTAGAGAAGTATCTTGATGAACTTACCGGATGTTTTAACAGGAAGTATTTTTCTCATAAGCTCACGAGTTACATGAATACCCAGATGAAATATGCCAGAAGGGGAAAGACTAAGATCCAGCATTACGGTGATGATGTTTACGGTATCTTCATGATCGATATCGACCACTTTAAGAACGTAAACGACGTCTATGGTCATGCAATGGGTGACAAGATCCTCAAGAGTGTCGGTAAGCTCCTCCGTGAGACAGTTGGTGATTCAGGTGTAGTCGTCAGAAACGGCGGTGAGGAATTCGTTGTCATCTATCTGGCAAAGTACCCATATGACTTCTCTGATCTCGCAGAACTCATCAATCAGAAGTTCAGGGATAATATCAGAGTAGAGGATACTTCGGGTCTTAAGGGCAGGGACGTTACATGCTCCATCGGATTTGTTGATTATCCTTTCTATGAGAATGCAGAGCATGTATTCGATCTTCACCAGCATGTCAATCTTGCAGATATGGCCATGTATGTTTCAAAAACTACCGGTAGAGACAGATGGAATGAGCTTAAGGCTACCAGAGTTCCTACCGATAAGATAGACACTTCTCTTTACCTTAACAGCCCCGAATACGGACTCAAGAGAGGTTATTATGTTCTTCGTAACAGGGACGGCGAACATAATTCTTTGACTGACAAGTAAAAAGACTTGACAATCACTCACGTTAAATGTAATATGCTCAGGTGTGCTCATGCGCATCAGGGGAGGACTATGTCGTGAAATCATTAGAAGATCTTTTGCTCCTGGATTTTTACGGCAATCTCCTGACCGAAAAGATGCGTGATGCGCTCGATCTCTATCTTAATGACGATCTGTCATTTTCGGAGATAGCGGATGCGAGCAATATCAGCAGGCAGGGCGCACATGACACTGTTAAGAGAGCGTTGCAACAACTCAAGTCCTATGAGGAAAAGCTGGGATTGGTAGCGAGGTTCTCTGAGCAGAAAAAGTCGGTCGAGGAAGCCGTAGAGCTCATCGATAACGGCGAATATGCTGAGGCAAAGAAAGTCCTTTTGGACTTAAGACAGGAAATAGAAGGCTGATACGGAGATAATTGATGTTTGAGAGTCTTTCGACAAAACTTCAGAATATAACCAAGGCAATGCGCGGCAAGGCACGCGTTACCGATCAGGATATAAAGGATATGATGAGAGAGATCCGTATGGCTCTCCTCGAGGCTGACGTTAACTATTCGGTAGTTAAGTCTTTCGTTGCAGATATGACCGAGAAGTGTAAGAATGCCGATATCGAAGGCAGCTTCACTCCCGGACAGCAGATCGTAAAGATCGTTCACGAATCTCTCGTTGAGCTCCTCGGCTCGGGTGAAGAAAAGATCGCTATATCACCTTCGGGATTTACGGTAATCATCCTTTACGGTCTTCAGGGTGCAGGTAAGACGACTACCGCCGTTAAGCTCGCTAACATCCTTAAGAAGGACGGCAAGAAGCCCATGGTCGCTTCTGTTGACGTTCACAGACCCGCTGCTGCAGAACAGCTCAAGGTATTAGCTGACAGCAATAATATCCCTTCTTATATCGATGTCGATGAGAAGGATGCCGTTAAGATCGCAAAGGATGCGATGGATAAGGCTAAGTATATGCTCTGCAATTATCTTATCGTCGATACCGCCGGTCGTACCGTCGTAGATGATGAGATGATGGCTGAGCTTAAGGCTCTCAATGATGCAGTTGATCCTGACGAGAAGCTCCTTGTAGTTGATGCGATGATCGGTCAGGAAGCCGTTAACGTAGCTCAGAGCTTCGAAAATGCTATCGGCATGGACGGCTTTATCATGACAAAGCTCGACGGTGATGCCAGAGGC
The window above is part of the Ruminococcaceae bacterium KH2T8 genome. Proteins encoded here:
- a CDS encoding diguanylate cyclase (GGDEF) domain-containing protein, with translation MQEAGTYIKKTYHRLRNSGTWSSIFDAVLFVGSIVFAVNVLMNLLGFFIASGFMEQKITLLVWEMSREQSSLFWFFILYTCASTFVITYLIVKLYDKIINRPVKDFKTELSEMAKTELSDYFISGKMSQPFRDPSSPISWTDQVRFYVDTASVEKYLDELTGCFNRKYFSHKLTSYMNTQMKYARRGKTKIQHYGDDVYGIFMIDIDHFKNVNDVYGHAMGDKILKSVGKLLRETVGDSGVVVRNGGEEFVVIYLAKYPYDFSDLAELINQKFRDNIRVEDTSGLKGRDVTCSIGFVDYPFYENAEHVFDLHQHVNLADMAMYVSKTTGRDRWNELKATRVPTDKIDTSLYLNSPEYGLKRGYYVLRNRDGEHNSLTDK
- a CDS encoding signal recognition particle subunit FFH/SRP54 (srp54); the encoded protein is MFESLSTKLQNITKAMRGKARVTDQDIKDMMREIRMALLEADVNYSVVKSFVADMTEKCKNADIEGSFTPGQQIVKIVHESLVELLGSGEEKIAISPSGFTVIILYGLQGAGKTTTAVKLANILKKDGKKPMVASVDVHRPAAAEQLKVLADSNNIPSYIDVDEKDAVKIAKDAMDKAKYMLCNYLIVDTAGRTVVDDEMMAELKALNDAVDPDEKLLVVDAMIGQEAVNVAQSFENAIGMDGFIMTKLDGDARGGAALSIRKMTGKPIKYICVGEKTDAIEQFYPNRMADRILGMGDVMSLIEKASANIDEEAASKSLERMMSNQYNLDDLLNQFEQMKNMGSMKDILGMLPGVSGKVSEDQLEGSDAVIDKNMAIIRSMTKKERKNPNLLNASRRKRIAAGSGTTVQDVNQLMKQFEQTAKMMKQFGKGGFKMPKGFGGMGRLGGMGGFGRKGKFF